ACTTTGATAAGGGAGGATGGAAATTCATCTACCGGAAAACCTTCCGTTGTTCCTGAAGTTTCGTCAAGTTTTAATTGTCCCGTTGATTCGAAGGGTAGCGATTGGGATAAGTCTGTTGACTTCAAGTCGGACATGCATAAAACTTTTGAAGTTTCCGGTGAAAAGCTTGATTGTTTGGCCAGAGATGAAGATCAACAGTTAGTTAAGGAAGATTGTTTAGAAGATGAGAAGTCGAGCTTGGGAATCGAAAAGTTGTTCGAGGATAATAATGACGTTGAGGAGGTAGCTCCAATTTTCAAGGAGAAAGAGTCTGCACATGCGTCTGATTCTATACGTATGGAAAATAAATCAAATTTGAATTCATATGATGGACCTGTTTCAATTAATGGTACAGTTTCAGGTGAGGGATTGAACTTTTGTGGTGGGCCAGTGAATTCTAAAATTGAGCCTAATGATAATGTTATGTCTAAAAAAAATAATGTGGAATATAATTCGGAATGCTCGACCCATTCATCTGATGTTCCACCTAAATCTTTTTTGGATCACTCACCAACCCAAGTGTCAAGTGTTCGTGGGCTCGCCTCCAATGCTTCCCGTACTAATGAGTCATCTGATTTCTTTGTAGACCGTTTACGTTCTCGAATTCGACAAAATAGAATGGGTAATTTAAAAACTAATCATCATTTTTTCAATTATATCAAGCAAAAAAATCTTATGAAGCGTAAGAGACATCGTGATGAGCGTAAATGGTATGAATGGTGTACGTTTATCGATTGGTTTGTGGGCTGGGAAGACGTCGACGGCGATCGTGATGGCGATAACGATGGCGAACACGACAATCATTCGTCCTCATATTCCGAATCATAGGTGTCTCTATAATGGTTTGTTGCCTTTGGTTGTAGGTCAATGATCGGGTTCTTGTGGGGGTCTAGTTTATGTCATTTGGTCGCTAGCTCTTTTTCGTTTAGGCCATCGTCTTCGGGGTTGTAATTTTTGTTAGTGTGCTCGATTGTTTTGTGTTTGTCTAGGTCACCGGTTCCTTTTTATTGTTGTAatttctagcttcttgctagttttatttgttttaataataTTTTGCCTTTCGAAAAAAAGATTTATGATAGATGTATAAAAAAATATGGTTGATATACAGTGGCAGAAGCATGAATTTAAAGCGTAGCAAATTTTTCTGGGCAAAAATGAAAGTTTTGGAGCAAAATTTGGAGATTTttttggaggtttttgggcaaattTTAGCGGTTTTggtcaaaatttgaaggttttaaagCAAAATATAGAGGTTTGGGGACAAAATATGAAGACTTTGGGGCAAAGAAAAAATTCCACCGGAGcaaaatcgaaaaatccaaaatttttacattgAAAATTGCAAATTCACTGGGGGCGGCTGCTCCATCTGTCCCCATTAATTTTCGCCCCTGTTGATATATATCAATTctcctattatatatatacataatacataatacataTTAAGCGTGTCCCAATGTACTTTTGGTCGCATGTGACCGAGTACTCTTTCAATAGATCAGTATGATCTATCAATGTTGTACCACCGGATCctttgatctttatatatatacatattaatattttcgccaaaagaaaaaaataaaaaaaaatcatttctCCTATTATAAATGCCAATCTAACTCCATTTAATAAGTATTTGAAAATTGttgttttgtttaatgatgatcatATAGAGTGACCTTACTGTTAACTTTTGATTTCACTTGCATACAGTCATATGCATATGATGTATCTTTTTCTTTGTTACGTAGTCAAAGTCGGTTTTAATAGGAAAGATGCATATGTATTATTCACATTTTAATAGTAAAATTTTAACTTGGACACGTTTGATGTTATTTAGCTTTAGAATAGAATTTGAATTGATAATGTTTATTGAATTTGAAGTGATAATATTAACAATTTCTTAGTACTTTTATATGTAGATATTGTGTATGTCTTTTACCacaacccgtgaattcacgggtcacaAAACTAAGACAGATTTTAGGGATGCGTGCGCCGATTTTTGATTCGTACATTGTTGTTCATTGTGTTAGTCTCATTGTGTTTGTCAAATAAAGTTTTGCCGATTTTTCTAAAAATTGTTGAAGCGAGCAGTTTGGTCATTTTTGCAACTTTTTGAGTTTACATACTTTAAGAGTCGTTCAACTACCGAGACTTAAACTATGACACTAAACTTGTATAATAAACATATATGGAATATAAAAGTCATATTTGGGCCGTATTAACTTTTAACGTTAACCGTTGACTGTTGATTTTTTAAATAAGCCTTTTTGAATTAACTTCTTGAAATTGACTTATTAGGAttgattctttgagttgactttttgCGTTGACCTTGACCTTTGACTTTTTACTTTGACACTTCACTTTTACTTATCGCAAAATGGTTATACTACATTACACTAATTCTATATGCGTTTTGACTTTGGAGTTGACCCGTTGACCTATATGTGATGTGTTGGCTTTTTCAATTGACTTTTGATTTGACTTTACAATTTCCTTGTATTGACTTTAACTGAATTGTCGtatcagactcgagcattaggaacaTGGTCACACTAAGACCCGACCTAGTGTTTTAGACATTATTTCTAACCAATTTTTATAATTAGGTTGAGGGTTACGGTCATTGCATTTCAAGTTATCATTAAATCCGTGTGATTTGTTGATATGCTATCAGATGagcttatagtcccatttttcaatattcataaatatttttgggatgataatacatgcagttttgttttacgcaatagacacgagtacttactaaaatctacgttgagtttgaattaaaaatatccccttagcttggtaacttttAACTAGTGATTTATGAATTAGTGGGCACGAATCCTAAATATAAATCTATAGAATTTGTGAACTCTATCTGGGCTAGTCATGCTAGCAGTGAAcatgtgtttagtacttcgagattgagACACTTGATTCGGTGTAAAATTATACAAAAGGGTATTTATTCATAtttcgttaagtttagttaccgggtgctcaacgaatagtagaatacttttattaaatgcttccgaatatgaaatcttgtggtttattttaAATTATTGTTTGTTTtatacctataactcatcaacatccgtgttgactttttaaacatgtttattctcaggtacctaGATATTACTTCCGTTGTTGCCTGTTGATAGAGGTCATGACCGAGCTTTTGGGATCAATGATAACgagctgcgtcaatagcgattttgacaggTCGTTACAAATTTAACATGTATTGTTATGTTGAAATTAATTTATACTATATCatgatttttatatatgtatatttttatgaTAGTTTGCATGTAAGTATTGAAATGTCGTGAGAAATAATATTTTCAAGCCACGAGCGAGAAAGAGTCATTGGCTCAAAATCGATACGATTTACCTACAACGTGATGCAAATAACGTGTATGAAAGTCTACAGAGAACGTACAAGCGTGTAAACCGTTATTTTAATGGGCAATGGTGTAAACCGTTAGTTGTACTCACGAGAAGGTTAGTTGTTCGCTAAACCGAGAAAgtttaatcatttatttatttattacttgtTCAGCACGGTCGTAATTCCATTATTTGGTATCAGTTTCCAGGCATGGCTGAACATGACAACCAGGGAAGACAACGTGGGGAAACCGGCAACGTTGATCCATGTGATGCAAAAGTTGAACGCCTTCAACGCCGTATCGCTGAACTTGAACTCAACCATGAATACGATTACTCTGACTCTGAGCGGACACCTGAACATCGCTACAATCCGCTAGATCAGCCTCatcatgtgtgacaacccggaaatttccaaccaaatttaaactttaatctttatatgtttccgacacgataagcaatatttgttaagttaaatttcaagaattttaaactatgttcatacattcattcaacctcgaccaagttccaacgattcacgaaccattaaacgaatatgattatatatgtatatgtgtatatatattataacttgaaacgtaaacaaaatattagattaaatactttatatgattgtatctgtttcaaaatgtttatcaatggaattagaagataatattgaattatgattacaagtctctgttgaaaggcccacgttgatttgagaaatctttctattttaacaatattcggaaaatggtaaagtgatttataaataagaacaaattgtcaatcattgagaactagacaaaggatagtgaaagattgaatctcataaagactcgattgatctatttagtttcaaacgtacaaaaacgttttcagtttaaaaagaactttattattaaaacgtatataacttttataaatatctagaaccacttttgacagctcattacttaactagtatgataaagataaagatatttatattttattttattaaatatatataacgatttaaattaatattatatatatttataccgtattatacgtacatagttttatacttttactatacttaaactttacctttactttatttttactttactttaactttaataattcactttaataattcatactttaataattcactttaataattcactttaataattcatgctttaataattcactttaataattcaaaaatctattataaatagaattcaataggtttcattatttcatagaaacttgaaaatatttttttctaaactctctcaatcgatttacatatatatatatatatatttactccgtattatttcaagatattattagtatacataaaatattacgacggagtgctgtccgagtgatttcgaaattgtttttcgattgggataggattaagtaaattatgggttatagctatggaggtgattgagtatggttcatgggtatgctcgtgaggtcaatatagtgtttatcatttccgttgcgtccacgtacctttcctgcaatattgaatctcaatattgatacgtgagtactcataatttaacttttacatactaatagtgtatccctgactagtgctcgagtatttaggattatgcatgcttgtacttttgagtttgcccttagacaggttaggttgaatcttgaattagttacacttgcggttgagataaggtataagatatgcatgtccttggaaagctagcgaaaaattaagaacttttcctttagatatcgaatggtttcgatgaacggattagaagttataatcaattgaattttcgatatttttattaaaaatgattattattatcgtcgtttttatcgtcgttctagttttatcttattattatcattattattatctttatcaataaaagggatttatcattaaaaattgttattttttttattactatcgttattatcgttaaagttataattagtattattattattatccaattattattattattattgttattggtattattattattatcattattaatatatatatatatcattatttaaaaatggttattgttattgttattattattattactatattatcataaagataattattagtattatcgttaataatgttatagtaactatcattattaatattagtgtaattaaaacaaatatttgtaacacctaattattttgattactattattatcattattatgaacacgatataaaagacgattaaaagctattaaacgaaacgattaggaaataatgggtaagagtatcatgatgaaattaaaatattataagatattaatttagataaaattatcgttcttattatttttatcattactattattattaaaagtatcgttagtattaaaactatcattttaacaaaaattatcattttaatagaaatgtcattgttactataaaatatcattattattattattttaaatagaattattattttaaagataatattaaaattatcgtaaatattaaagttatcataattagaatcatcgttttatcataatgtcatcttagtaattataaatattgatatttttataataataattattattacaaaataatacaacttttacttactatcattatagatattattttatcaaataaatatgtgatacaaaaatattttactacgtgtaataacttactttaataatacctatcatattatctttatgatattaaatgaaccctataaatttcattacttaatatatataaaagaatattttattatataaatttaatataaaattttatttattaataaataaattatattatattatttactctaataaatcttttaaaaatatttaaaaatataaaacgacgatatttaaactatatattaatcatgtatagatttttagaaattattttgagtcaaatttacttttgttgacttttgcatattagtctcgagcattaggattgtggtacactatgacttgacctaatttgttagacaaatattgaccaacacataaatatatataattaatttaggttcgtgaatccgaggccaaccttgcacttgttcaatgacgttatatgtatttttactacgaaatacagtatggtgagtttcatttgcttttttaccctttatatttttgagactgagaatacatgcgcttttataaatgtttgacgaaatagacacaagtaattgaaactacattctatggttgaattatcaaaatcgaatatgcccctttttattaaagtctggtaatctaagaattagggaacagacaccctaattgacgccaatcctaaagatagatctattgggcctaacaaaccccatccaaagtaccggatgctttagtacttcgaaatttatatcatgtccgaagaaggatcccggaatgataggggatattcttatatgtatctagttaatgtcggttaccaggtgttcaccatatgaatgattatttttgtctctatgaatttatgagaactggaaatgaaattcttgtggtctattaaaatgatggaaataaatgattatgataaactaatgaactcaccaaccttttgattgacactttaaagcatgtttattctcaggtgttaaagaaatcttcctctgtgcatttgctcattttaaagatattacttggagtcattcatagcatatttcgaagaacgttgcattcgagtcattgagttcatcaaagattattattaaatcaatttatagttggatagtggatattatgaaatggtatgcatgcctgtcaattttcgatgtaaagaaagattgtcttttaaaaacgaatgcaatgtttgtaaaatgtatcatatagaggtcaaatacctcgcaatgtaatcaactattgtgaatcgtttatgatgTATATGAACGGCTCCTTTCAGttgttatcagagcggtggtcttagcgaaccaggtctgcattagtgtgtctaactgataagtcattaggatgcattagtgagtctggacttcgaccgtgtctacatgtcaaaagttttgcttatcatttctagtcggaaatcatctgcttatcatccttaggaaattacttgcttatcattattagtctaaacacgtcttgctacattaattgcatgagtagtgtatagacaaaattcatatcttagcgtatctgctaaatcatatcttatcgtatctgttactttaaactttgtctgacatattccgtaaattcctccgtaatctatgaaatcttttgctctatatatatagatattctatgtaattagaataccatttgatagccgaaaaatcatttcatatcgaaaaatcctttattcaatcgtactaaatggaattcgtcattagttcaagttcctcagattatgaaatggaatcccactcaagctccgaaagcagtgtgaccggaatggatcaaccaatcagtcatcacctattctggatgaattggggatgggttcgtagcctcctcaatcattggagacaagaagaaggtgatcccttccatccaccacattgtcctcttgacgaagaacctgaagcacttaccggcgaacctgtctgaaacaccattttctctctcatttccagagtatctcgtcacgattatatactacatcaaattctagattttatttatccgcttgtccaaactgacaatcatcccggtgtaatagaagaagtcaacgagcttcgcgctcgggtagtggctttggaaaatatggtgcaaaggttacaaactccagcagcagcaccagcagcataatcagtaccaccaacatcaacgtcaacagtaccattaccacccccaaccacaatcgcgtcgtaaacctcaactccacaatctaCCCACGAGCatcaaggtcatacgtcctataaataacatggaagaccaacaacaacaaacgatgaagtattaattcatgacttcatcggagaaatattttacggtgattatgtaatctctaaaattttagagattacttattctagatctaaccataaatcagatgagtggaccgaaatgataaaagaaaccctgaccaaaatggtgcacgatttacaaactagacttgttttaccaacagcatcaacagtaccgccagcatcaccatcatcgtcagtgttgtcagcatcagcattagcagcacctataaccttacaagctccgtcagttcaagaatcaccgcggacatcattatgaatcaacaacgagtatattgtatcaacgagttatgaagattccactgaaggatttatatgtatatcttatatataaatctttaaaccataataaatctttccgtactaagctattatgtgtgaatcttaactactcggttaattcatattactaatatgcaataatgcacgtccttcgtccgcaacttaactatcattaactacaacctctgtctcaattcaataaattccaattcataataaatcaagtgtattattcaaatatatgttgattttatactttcgtcatcaatgtactcgaatcttttcagataacatcattcgtactttgcgaagttcacaagaatttaatgaaaaccaataTCATGCCCCaaaaaataacgaagtattgattcataatttcaatattatt
This genomic window from Rutidosis leptorrhynchoides isolate AG116_Rl617_1_P2 chromosome 2, CSIRO_AGI_Rlap_v1, whole genome shotgun sequence contains:
- the LOC139891972 gene encoding uncharacterized protein produces the protein MHEKVRSDFCSREKHFANEASCNNRVTSFLFFNFPDEWVSDDLWKLLERYGLVRDVYLAWKHLSSGQRFGFVRFVGIRDIDCFAKTLNWTLIREDGNSSTGKPSVVPEVSSSFNCPVDSKGSDWDKSVDFKSDMHKTFEVSGEKLDCLARDEDQQLVKEDCLEDEKSSLGIEKLFEDNNDVEEVAPIFKEKESAHASDSIRMENKSNLNSYDGPVSINGTVSGEGLNFCGGPVNSKIEPNDNVMSKKNNVEYNSECSTHSSDVPPKSFLDHSPTQVSSVRGLASNASRTNESSDFFVDRLRSRIRQNRMGNLKTNHHFFNYIKQKNLMKRKRHRDERKWYEWCTFIDWFVGWEDVDGDRDGDNDGEHDNHSSSYSES